A genome region from Apus apus isolate bApuApu2 chromosome 2, bApuApu2.pri.cur, whole genome shotgun sequence includes the following:
- the ETV1 gene encoding ETS translocation variant 1 isoform X3, whose amino-acid sequence MYEKGPRQFYDDTCVVPEKFDGDVKQEPGMYREGPTYQRRGSLQLWQFLVALLDDPSNSHFIAWTGRGMEFKLIEPEEVARRWGIQKNRPAMNYDKLSRSLRYYYEKGIMQKVAGERYVYKFVCDPEALFSMAFPDNQRPLLKTDMERHINEEDTVPLSHFDESMVYMQDGGCCNTHPYNEGYVY is encoded by the exons ATGTATGAAAAGGGACCTAGGCAGTTTTATGATGACACTTGCGTTGTTCCAGAGAAGTTTGACG GTGATGTCAAACAGGAGCCAGGCATGTACCGTGAGGGACCCACGTATCAGCGTCGAGGTTCGCTTCAGCTGTGGCAGTTCTTAGTAGCTCTTCTTGATGACCCATCAAACTCTCACTTCATAGCATGGACTGGCCGAGGCATGGAATTCAAGCTGATTGAGCCGGAGGAG GTGGCACGTCGCTGGGGGATTCAGAAAAATAGGCCAGCTATGAACTATGATAAACTTAGCCGATCTCTTCGCTACTATTACGAAAAGGGAATCATGCAAAAG gTGGCTGGAGAAAGATACGTCTACAAGTTTGTTTGCGACCCTGAAGCGCTTTTCTCCATGGCTTTTCCAGACAACCAGCGCCCCTTACTGAAGACTGACATGGAGCGCCACATCAATGAGGAGGACACTGTGCCTCTGTCCCACTTTGATGAGAGCATGGTCTACATGCAGGACGGTGGTTGCTGCAACACCCACCCCTACAATGAAGGCTATGTCTATTAA